From one Thunnus maccoyii chromosome 6, fThuMac1.1, whole genome shotgun sequence genomic stretch:
- the rap1gap2a gene encoding rap1 GTPase-activating protein 2a isoform X1, with translation MSQTGGRFHNKKAGIRAAVILIGLLHKSRKAKEKEREREREESEGKQELLNISNVPLGECPPSPPRTAPPSMKSAEFFDMLERMQDDYIPYPRIEDVLEKGGPYPQVILPQFGGYWIEDVEAPAGTPSSSESSFCEEEDGGEGMSPGGGHSYRLECNSTARAYRKHFLGKEHMNYYCTGSSIGNLIMSLKHEEGEGQEFLRIMLRSRTKTVHDRISLSGINQLPSVPQIAKLLCDDATGLKFNPVLYPRGSQLIVAYDEHEVNNTFKFGVVYQKFGQTSEEELFGNNEETPAFKEFLSILGGNIELQDFKGFRGGLDVSHGQTGSESVYTVFRQREIMFHVSTKLPFTEGDVQQLQRKRHIGNDIVAAVFQEESTPFVPDMIASNFLHAYVLVQVENPCTENTTYKVSVTAREDVPPFGPPLPNPAVFKKGPEFRDFLLTKLINAENACYKSDKFAKLEGRTRAALLDNLHDELHRQSQATLGLGQAGEEDKLENGGHGGLLETFKRAMRVRSHSMETMVGSHRHRSPGVGGGVPASLSGGGLPQSTSECTKSTFTPPALSAKSPLKSPVKRRSGLFPRLHSSTETPDKHTRSSDQKLAEICPLSQEVRSETSSNPSSPEICPNKERPFIKLKECSSGRPNISRSSSSTSSFSSTTGETEALEELETASHPSIASSSAFSPSLSVDTQGSGTPVIMCRSPTDGKNKTSPRSNLKFRFDKMSHSSTASE, from the exons TCTGCAGAGTTCTTCGATATGCTGGAGAGAATGCAG GATGACTATATACCCTACCCACGAATAGAAGAT GTCCTGGAGAAAGGTGGTCCATACCCCCAGGTAATCCTGCCACAGTTTGGGGGCTACTGGATTGAGGATGTGGAGGCTCCAGCTGGGACCCCGTCCTCCTCAGAGTCCAGTTTCtgtgaggaggaagatggaggagagggCATGAGTCCCGGTGGGGGGCACAGCTACCGCCTGGAGTGTAACAGCACAGCCCGCGCATACCGCAAACACTTCCTAGGGAag GAACACATGAACTACTACTGTACTGGCAGCAGCATAGGCAACCTCATCATGTCTCTGAAACACGAGGAGGGTGAGGGACAGGAATTCCTACGCATCATGCTCAG GTCGAGGACCAAAACAGTCCATGATAGGATCTCTTTATCAGGCATCAACCAGCTGCCCAGTGTACCTCAGATTGCAAAG CTGCTGTGTGACGACGCCACAGGACTGAAGTTCAACCCGGTCCTGTACCCTCGG GGATCTCAGTTGATAGTGGCTTATGACGAGCATGAGGTGAACAACACCTTTAAATTTGGAGTCGTCTACCAGAAGTTTGGACAG aCGTCAGAGGAAGAGTTGTTTGGGAACAATGAAGAGACCCCGGCGTTCAAGGAGTTTCTCAGTATCCTGGGTGGCAATATTGAACTTCAGGATTTTAAAGG GTTCCGCGGTGGGCTGGATGTGTCCCATGGACAGACAGGCTCTGAATCTGTCTACACTGTcttcagacagagagagattatGTTCCACGTGTCAACCAAGCTTCCCTTCACCGAGGGAGACGTTCAGCAG CTCCAGAGGAAAAGGCACATAGGAAATGACATCGTGGCAGCAGTCTTCCAGGAAGAGTCCACACCATTTGTCCCAGACATGATCGCCTCCAACTTTCTGCATGCGTATGTGCTGGTGCAGGTTGAGAACCCATGTACAGAGAACACAACATACAAG GTGTCTGTTACAGCGAGGGAGGATGTGCCTCCTTTTGGACCCCCTCTTCCAAACCCAGCTGTCTTTAAGAAG GGTCCTGAGTTCCGAGACTTCTTGCTGACAAAGCTGATCAATGCCGAAAACGCCTGCTACAAATCTGACAAATTCGCCAAACTAGAG GGGCGAACGCGAGCTGCACTGCTGGACAACCTCCACGATGAGCTGCACAGACAGAGTCAGGCTACGCTGGGTCTGGGCCAGGCGGGAGAGGAGGACAAGCTGGAGAATGGGGGGCACGGGGGTCTGCTGGAAACCTTCAAG agAGCCATGCGTGTCAGGAGTCACTCCATGGAGACCATGGTGGGGTCTCACCGCCACAGGAGCCCCGGCGTAGGAGGTGGGGTCCCAGCCAGCCTGAGCGGAGGAGGACTGCCGCAGAGCACCAGCGAGTGCACAAAGAGCACTTTCACT CCCCCAGCATTGTCAGCCAAGTCTCCCTTGAAGAGTCCAGTGAAACGGCGTTCAGGACTCTTCCCTCGTCTCCACTCCAGCACAGAAACcccagacaaacacacacgcag cAGTGACCAAAAGCTTGCCGAGATCTGCCCACTTTCCCAGGAAGTGAGGTCAGAGACATCATCCAATCCCAGCTCACCTGAGATCTGCCCCAACAAAGAGAG GCCGTTTATCAAGCTGAAGGAGTGCAGCAGCGGCAGACCGAACATCTCACGTTCTTCATCCAGCACCAGCAGCTTCAGCAGCACCACGGGAGAAACAGAAGCGCTGGAAGAACTAGAGACA GCCAGCCACCCCTCCATAGCGTCCTCCTCTGCCTTTAGTCCTTCCCTCAGCGTCGACACCCAGGGATCAGGTACGCCCGTCATCATGTGCCGCAGTCCCACAG ACGGTAAAAATAAGACGTCACCGAGGTCAAACTTGAAGTTCCGATTTGATAAAATGAGCCACTCATCCACAGCT tcCGAGTAG
- the rap1gap2a gene encoding rap1 GTPase-activating protein 2a isoform X9: MKSAEFFDMLERMQDDYIPYPRIEDVLEKGGPYPQVILPQFGGYWIEDVEAPAGTPSSSESSFCEEEDGGEGMSPGGGHSYRLECNSTARAYRKHFLGKEHMNYYCTGSSIGNLIMSLKHEEGEGQEFLRIMLRSRTKTVHDRISLSGINQLPSVPQIAKLLCDDATGLKFNPVLYPRGSQLIVAYDEHEVNNTFKFGVVYQKFGQTSEEELFGNNEETPAFKEFLSILGGNIELQDFKGFRGGLDVSHGQTGSESVYTVFRQREIMFHVSTKLPFTEGDVQQLQRKRHIGNDIVAAVFQEESTPFVPDMIASNFLHAYVLVQVENPCTENTTYKVSVTAREDVPPFGPPLPNPAVFKKGPEFRDFLLTKLINAENACYKSDKFAKLEGRTRAALLDNLHDELHRQSQATLGLGQAGEEDKLENGGHGGLLETFKRAMRVRSHSMETMVGSHRHRSPGVGGGVPASLSGGGLPQSTSECTKSTFTPPALSAKSPLKSPVKRRSGLFPRLHSSTETPDKHTRSSDQKLAEICPLSQEVRSETSSNPSSPEICPNKERPFIKLKECSSGRPNISRSSSSTSSFSSTTGETEALEELETASHPSIASSSAFSPSLSVDTQGSGTPVIMCRSPTDGKNKTSPRSNLKFRFDKMSHSSTASE; this comes from the exons TCTGCAGAGTTCTTCGATATGCTGGAGAGAATGCAG GATGACTATATACCCTACCCACGAATAGAAGAT GTCCTGGAGAAAGGTGGTCCATACCCCCAGGTAATCCTGCCACAGTTTGGGGGCTACTGGATTGAGGATGTGGAGGCTCCAGCTGGGACCCCGTCCTCCTCAGAGTCCAGTTTCtgtgaggaggaagatggaggagagggCATGAGTCCCGGTGGGGGGCACAGCTACCGCCTGGAGTGTAACAGCACAGCCCGCGCATACCGCAAACACTTCCTAGGGAag GAACACATGAACTACTACTGTACTGGCAGCAGCATAGGCAACCTCATCATGTCTCTGAAACACGAGGAGGGTGAGGGACAGGAATTCCTACGCATCATGCTCAG GTCGAGGACCAAAACAGTCCATGATAGGATCTCTTTATCAGGCATCAACCAGCTGCCCAGTGTACCTCAGATTGCAAAG CTGCTGTGTGACGACGCCACAGGACTGAAGTTCAACCCGGTCCTGTACCCTCGG GGATCTCAGTTGATAGTGGCTTATGACGAGCATGAGGTGAACAACACCTTTAAATTTGGAGTCGTCTACCAGAAGTTTGGACAG aCGTCAGAGGAAGAGTTGTTTGGGAACAATGAAGAGACCCCGGCGTTCAAGGAGTTTCTCAGTATCCTGGGTGGCAATATTGAACTTCAGGATTTTAAAGG GTTCCGCGGTGGGCTGGATGTGTCCCATGGACAGACAGGCTCTGAATCTGTCTACACTGTcttcagacagagagagattatGTTCCACGTGTCAACCAAGCTTCCCTTCACCGAGGGAGACGTTCAGCAG CTCCAGAGGAAAAGGCACATAGGAAATGACATCGTGGCAGCAGTCTTCCAGGAAGAGTCCACACCATTTGTCCCAGACATGATCGCCTCCAACTTTCTGCATGCGTATGTGCTGGTGCAGGTTGAGAACCCATGTACAGAGAACACAACATACAAG GTGTCTGTTACAGCGAGGGAGGATGTGCCTCCTTTTGGACCCCCTCTTCCAAACCCAGCTGTCTTTAAGAAG GGTCCTGAGTTCCGAGACTTCTTGCTGACAAAGCTGATCAATGCCGAAAACGCCTGCTACAAATCTGACAAATTCGCCAAACTAGAG GGGCGAACGCGAGCTGCACTGCTGGACAACCTCCACGATGAGCTGCACAGACAGAGTCAGGCTACGCTGGGTCTGGGCCAGGCGGGAGAGGAGGACAAGCTGGAGAATGGGGGGCACGGGGGTCTGCTGGAAACCTTCAAG agAGCCATGCGTGTCAGGAGTCACTCCATGGAGACCATGGTGGGGTCTCACCGCCACAGGAGCCCCGGCGTAGGAGGTGGGGTCCCAGCCAGCCTGAGCGGAGGAGGACTGCCGCAGAGCACCAGCGAGTGCACAAAGAGCACTTTCACT CCCCCAGCATTGTCAGCCAAGTCTCCCTTGAAGAGTCCAGTGAAACGGCGTTCAGGACTCTTCCCTCGTCTCCACTCCAGCACAGAAACcccagacaaacacacacgcag cAGTGACCAAAAGCTTGCCGAGATCTGCCCACTTTCCCAGGAAGTGAGGTCAGAGACATCATCCAATCCCAGCTCACCTGAGATCTGCCCCAACAAAGAGAG GCCGTTTATCAAGCTGAAGGAGTGCAGCAGCGGCAGACCGAACATCTCACGTTCTTCATCCAGCACCAGCAGCTTCAGCAGCACCACGGGAGAAACAGAAGCGCTGGAAGAACTAGAGACA GCCAGCCACCCCTCCATAGCGTCCTCCTCTGCCTTTAGTCCTTCCCTCAGCGTCGACACCCAGGGATCAGGTACGCCCGTCATCATGTGCCGCAGTCCCACAG ACGGTAAAAATAAGACGTCACCGAGGTCAAACTTGAAGTTCCGATTTGATAAAATGAGCCACTCATCCACAGCT tcCGAGTAG
- the rap1gap2a gene encoding rap1 GTPase-activating protein 2a isoform X5 produces the protein MVFASAEFFDMLERMQDDYIPYPRIEDVLEKGGPYPQVILPQFGGYWIEDVEAPAGTPSSSESSFCEEEDGGEGMSPGGGHSYRLECNSTARAYRKHFLGKEHMNYYCTGSSIGNLIMSLKHEEGEGQEFLRIMLRSRTKTVHDRISLSGINQLPSVPQIAKLLCDDATGLKFNPVLYPRGSQLIVAYDEHEVNNTFKFGVVYQKFGQTSEEELFGNNEETPAFKEFLSILGGNIELQDFKGFRGGLDVSHGQTGSESVYTVFRQREIMFHVSTKLPFTEGDVQQLQRKRHIGNDIVAAVFQEESTPFVPDMIASNFLHAYVLVQVENPCTENTTYKVSVTAREDVPPFGPPLPNPAVFKKGPEFRDFLLTKLINAENACYKSDKFAKLEGRTRAALLDNLHDELHRQSQATLGLGQAGEEDKLENGGHGGLLETFKRAMRVRSHSMETMVGSHRHRSPGVGGGVPASLSGGGLPQSTSECTKSTFTPPALSAKSPLKSPVKRRSGLFPRLHSSTETPDKHTRSSDQKLAEICPLSQEVRSETSSNPSSPEICPNKERPFIKLKECSSGRPNISRSSSSTSSFSSTTGETEALEELETASHPSIASSSAFSPSLSVDTQGSGTPVIMCRSPTDGKNKTSPRSNLKFRFDKMSHSSTASE, from the exons ATGGTATTTGCT TCTGCAGAGTTCTTCGATATGCTGGAGAGAATGCAG GATGACTATATACCCTACCCACGAATAGAAGAT GTCCTGGAGAAAGGTGGTCCATACCCCCAGGTAATCCTGCCACAGTTTGGGGGCTACTGGATTGAGGATGTGGAGGCTCCAGCTGGGACCCCGTCCTCCTCAGAGTCCAGTTTCtgtgaggaggaagatggaggagagggCATGAGTCCCGGTGGGGGGCACAGCTACCGCCTGGAGTGTAACAGCACAGCCCGCGCATACCGCAAACACTTCCTAGGGAag GAACACATGAACTACTACTGTACTGGCAGCAGCATAGGCAACCTCATCATGTCTCTGAAACACGAGGAGGGTGAGGGACAGGAATTCCTACGCATCATGCTCAG GTCGAGGACCAAAACAGTCCATGATAGGATCTCTTTATCAGGCATCAACCAGCTGCCCAGTGTACCTCAGATTGCAAAG CTGCTGTGTGACGACGCCACAGGACTGAAGTTCAACCCGGTCCTGTACCCTCGG GGATCTCAGTTGATAGTGGCTTATGACGAGCATGAGGTGAACAACACCTTTAAATTTGGAGTCGTCTACCAGAAGTTTGGACAG aCGTCAGAGGAAGAGTTGTTTGGGAACAATGAAGAGACCCCGGCGTTCAAGGAGTTTCTCAGTATCCTGGGTGGCAATATTGAACTTCAGGATTTTAAAGG GTTCCGCGGTGGGCTGGATGTGTCCCATGGACAGACAGGCTCTGAATCTGTCTACACTGTcttcagacagagagagattatGTTCCACGTGTCAACCAAGCTTCCCTTCACCGAGGGAGACGTTCAGCAG CTCCAGAGGAAAAGGCACATAGGAAATGACATCGTGGCAGCAGTCTTCCAGGAAGAGTCCACACCATTTGTCCCAGACATGATCGCCTCCAACTTTCTGCATGCGTATGTGCTGGTGCAGGTTGAGAACCCATGTACAGAGAACACAACATACAAG GTGTCTGTTACAGCGAGGGAGGATGTGCCTCCTTTTGGACCCCCTCTTCCAAACCCAGCTGTCTTTAAGAAG GGTCCTGAGTTCCGAGACTTCTTGCTGACAAAGCTGATCAATGCCGAAAACGCCTGCTACAAATCTGACAAATTCGCCAAACTAGAG GGGCGAACGCGAGCTGCACTGCTGGACAACCTCCACGATGAGCTGCACAGACAGAGTCAGGCTACGCTGGGTCTGGGCCAGGCGGGAGAGGAGGACAAGCTGGAGAATGGGGGGCACGGGGGTCTGCTGGAAACCTTCAAG agAGCCATGCGTGTCAGGAGTCACTCCATGGAGACCATGGTGGGGTCTCACCGCCACAGGAGCCCCGGCGTAGGAGGTGGGGTCCCAGCCAGCCTGAGCGGAGGAGGACTGCCGCAGAGCACCAGCGAGTGCACAAAGAGCACTTTCACT CCCCCAGCATTGTCAGCCAAGTCTCCCTTGAAGAGTCCAGTGAAACGGCGTTCAGGACTCTTCCCTCGTCTCCACTCCAGCACAGAAACcccagacaaacacacacgcag cAGTGACCAAAAGCTTGCCGAGATCTGCCCACTTTCCCAGGAAGTGAGGTCAGAGACATCATCCAATCCCAGCTCACCTGAGATCTGCCCCAACAAAGAGAG GCCGTTTATCAAGCTGAAGGAGTGCAGCAGCGGCAGACCGAACATCTCACGTTCTTCATCCAGCACCAGCAGCTTCAGCAGCACCACGGGAGAAACAGAAGCGCTGGAAGAACTAGAGACA GCCAGCCACCCCTCCATAGCGTCCTCCTCTGCCTTTAGTCCTTCCCTCAGCGTCGACACCCAGGGATCAGGTACGCCCGTCATCATGTGCCGCAGTCCCACAG ACGGTAAAAATAAGACGTCACCGAGGTCAAACTTGAAGTTCCGATTTGATAAAATGAGCCACTCATCCACAGCT tcCGAGTAG
- the rap1gap2a gene encoding rap1 GTPase-activating protein 2a isoform X10, with protein sequence MFTPACKGSAGEPRIDKSTLAVLRARKQELLNISNVPLGECPPSPPRTAPPSMKSAEFFDMLERMQDDYIPYPRIEDVLEKGGPYPQVILPQFGGYWIEDVEAPAGTPSSSESSFCEEEDGGEGMSPGGGHSYRLECNSTARAYRKHFLGKEHMNYYCTGSSIGNLIMSLKHEEGEGQEFLRIMLRSRTKTVHDRISLSGINQLPSVPQIAKLLCDDATGLKFNPVLYPRGSQLIVAYDEHEVNNTFKFGVVYQKFGQTSEEELFGNNEETPAFKEFLSILGGNIELQDFKGFRGGLDVSHGQTGSESVYTVFRQREIMFHVSTKLPFTEGDVQQLQRKRHIGNDIVAAVFQEESTPFVPDMIASNFLHAYVLVQVENPCTENTTYKVSVTAREDVPPFGPPLPNPAVFKKGPEFRDFLLTKLINAENACYKSDKFAKLEGRTRAALLDNLHDELHRQSQATLGLGQAGEEDKLENGGHGGLLETFKRAMRVRSHSMETMVGSHRHRSPGVGGGVPASLSGGGLPQSTSECTKSTFTPPALSAKSPLKSPVKRRSGLFPRLHSSTETPDKHTRSDQKLAEICPLSQEVRSETSSNPSSPEICPNKERPFIKLKECSSGRPNISRSSSSTSSFSSTTGETEALEELETASHPSIASSSAFSPSLSVDTQGSGTPVIMCRSPTDGKNKTSPRSNLKFRFDKMSHSSTASE encoded by the exons TCTGCAGAGTTCTTCGATATGCTGGAGAGAATGCAG GATGACTATATACCCTACCCACGAATAGAAGAT GTCCTGGAGAAAGGTGGTCCATACCCCCAGGTAATCCTGCCACAGTTTGGGGGCTACTGGATTGAGGATGTGGAGGCTCCAGCTGGGACCCCGTCCTCCTCAGAGTCCAGTTTCtgtgaggaggaagatggaggagagggCATGAGTCCCGGTGGGGGGCACAGCTACCGCCTGGAGTGTAACAGCACAGCCCGCGCATACCGCAAACACTTCCTAGGGAag GAACACATGAACTACTACTGTACTGGCAGCAGCATAGGCAACCTCATCATGTCTCTGAAACACGAGGAGGGTGAGGGACAGGAATTCCTACGCATCATGCTCAG GTCGAGGACCAAAACAGTCCATGATAGGATCTCTTTATCAGGCATCAACCAGCTGCCCAGTGTACCTCAGATTGCAAAG CTGCTGTGTGACGACGCCACAGGACTGAAGTTCAACCCGGTCCTGTACCCTCGG GGATCTCAGTTGATAGTGGCTTATGACGAGCATGAGGTGAACAACACCTTTAAATTTGGAGTCGTCTACCAGAAGTTTGGACAG aCGTCAGAGGAAGAGTTGTTTGGGAACAATGAAGAGACCCCGGCGTTCAAGGAGTTTCTCAGTATCCTGGGTGGCAATATTGAACTTCAGGATTTTAAAGG GTTCCGCGGTGGGCTGGATGTGTCCCATGGACAGACAGGCTCTGAATCTGTCTACACTGTcttcagacagagagagattatGTTCCACGTGTCAACCAAGCTTCCCTTCACCGAGGGAGACGTTCAGCAG CTCCAGAGGAAAAGGCACATAGGAAATGACATCGTGGCAGCAGTCTTCCAGGAAGAGTCCACACCATTTGTCCCAGACATGATCGCCTCCAACTTTCTGCATGCGTATGTGCTGGTGCAGGTTGAGAACCCATGTACAGAGAACACAACATACAAG GTGTCTGTTACAGCGAGGGAGGATGTGCCTCCTTTTGGACCCCCTCTTCCAAACCCAGCTGTCTTTAAGAAG GGTCCTGAGTTCCGAGACTTCTTGCTGACAAAGCTGATCAATGCCGAAAACGCCTGCTACAAATCTGACAAATTCGCCAAACTAGAG GGGCGAACGCGAGCTGCACTGCTGGACAACCTCCACGATGAGCTGCACAGACAGAGTCAGGCTACGCTGGGTCTGGGCCAGGCGGGAGAGGAGGACAAGCTGGAGAATGGGGGGCACGGGGGTCTGCTGGAAACCTTCAAG agAGCCATGCGTGTCAGGAGTCACTCCATGGAGACCATGGTGGGGTCTCACCGCCACAGGAGCCCCGGCGTAGGAGGTGGGGTCCCAGCCAGCCTGAGCGGAGGAGGACTGCCGCAGAGCACCAGCGAGTGCACAAAGAGCACTTTCACT CCCCCAGCATTGTCAGCCAAGTCTCCCTTGAAGAGTCCAGTGAAACGGCGTTCAGGACTCTTCCCTCGTCTCCACTCCAGCACAGAAACcccagacaaacacacacgcag TGACCAAAAGCTTGCCGAGATCTGCCCACTTTCCCAGGAAGTGAGGTCAGAGACATCATCCAATCCCAGCTCACCTGAGATCTGCCCCAACAAAGAGAG GCCGTTTATCAAGCTGAAGGAGTGCAGCAGCGGCAGACCGAACATCTCACGTTCTTCATCCAGCACCAGCAGCTTCAGCAGCACCACGGGAGAAACAGAAGCGCTGGAAGAACTAGAGACA GCCAGCCACCCCTCCATAGCGTCCTCCTCTGCCTTTAGTCCTTCCCTCAGCGTCGACACCCAGGGATCAGGTACGCCCGTCATCATGTGCCGCAGTCCCACAG ACGGTAAAAATAAGACGTCACCGAGGTCAAACTTGAAGTTCCGATTTGATAAAATGAGCCACTCATCCACAGCT tcCGAGTAG